A single Taeniopygia guttata chromosome 30, bTaeGut7.mat, whole genome shotgun sequence DNA region contains:
- the DHPS gene encoding deoxyhypusine synthase isoform X1, which yields MAAPGEAPGEAPGEALRAVLRPSGALPAEALPVRGYDFSGGADHAALLRSFRTTGFQATSFAQAVAEIERMIAAKLEPLSAEQRERAAMAGPRPPSGCTIFLGFTSNLVSSGVRESIRYLVQHGMVDVLVTTAGGVEEDLIKCLAPTYIGDFQLRGRDLRHNGINRIGNLLVPNDNYCKFEDWLMPILERMVDEQDTQGVRWTPSRMIARLGKEINNPESICYWAQKNNIPVLSPALTDGSLGDMIFFHSYKRPGLVLDIVEGHLRPQNRHDHPGRGFGQAPHRQRQPHEERRRFLRLRQHGARVRRLRLGRAAGRGRVLGQDPRGRHARQGLRRRLARLPVARGRDVRTERRRIRGAGADPRGVRDPQSLETLKN from the exons ATGGCGGCACCGGGAGAGGCACCGGGAGAGGCACCGGGAGAGGCGCTCCGGGCCGTGCTGCGGCCCAGCGGGGCTCTCCCGGCCGAGGCTCTCCCGGTGCGCGGCTACGACTTCTCGGGAGGCGCGGACCACGCGGCGCTGCTCCGCTCCTTCCGCACCACCGGCTTCCAGGCCACGAGCTTCGCGCAGGCGGTGGCGGAGATCGAGCGGATG ATCGCGGCCAAGCTGGAGCCGCTGAGCGCGGAGCAGCGGGAGAGAGCGGCCATGGCCGGGCCGCGGCCGCCCTCGGGCTGCACCATCTTCCTCGGCTTCACCTCGAACCTCGTCAGCTCCGGCGTCAGGGAGAGCATCCGATACCTGGTGCAGCATGGCATG GTGGACGTGCTGGTGACCACGGCCGGGGGGGTGGAGGAGGACCTGATCAAGTGCCTGGCGCCCACCTACATCGGGGACTTCCagctgcggggccgggaccTGCGGCACAACGGCATCAACAG GATCGGGAACCTGCTGGTGCCCAACGATAACTACTGCAAGTTCGAGGACTGGCTGATGCCCATCCTGGAGAGGATGGTGGACGAGCAGGACACGCAG GGCGTGCGGTGGACGCCGTCCCGGATGATCGCCCGGCTGGGCAAGGAGATCAACAACCCCGAGTCCATCTGTTACTGGGCCCAGAAG AACAACATCCCGGTGCTGAGCCCGGCGCTCACCGACGGCTCCTTGGGCGACATGATCTTCTTCCACTCCTACAAACGCCCGGGGCTTGTGCTGGACATTGTGGAGG GCCATCTTCGCCCGCAAAACCGGCATGATCATCCTGGGCGGGGGTTTGGTCAAGCACCACATCGCCAACGCCAACCTCATG AGGAACGGCGCCGATTTCTCCGTCTACGTCAACACGGCGCAAGAGTTCGACGGCTCCGACTCGGGCGCGCGGCCGGACGAGGCCGTGTCCTGGGGCAAGATCCGCGTGGACGCCACGCCCGTCAAG GTCTACGCCGACGCCTCGCTCGTCTTCCCGTTGCTCGTGGCCGAGACGTTCGCACGGAGCGCCGACGCATTCGGGGTGCCGGCGCGGACCCCCGAGGCGTGAGGGACCCCCAAAGCCTGGAGACCCTCAAGAACTGA
- the DHPS gene encoding deoxyhypusine synthase isoform X2, whose protein sequence is MAAPGEAPGEAPGEALRAVLRPSGALPAEALPVRGYDFSGGADHAALLRSFRTTGFQATSFAQAVAEIERMIAAKLEPLSAEQRERAAMAGPRPPSGCTIFLGFTSNLVSSGVRESIRYLVQHGMVDVLVTTAGGVEEDLIKCLAPTYIGDFQLRGRDLRHNGINRIGNLLVPNDNYCKFEDWLMPILERMVDEQDTQGVRWTPSRMIARLGKEINNPESICYWAQKNNIPVLSPALTDGSLGDMIFFHSYKRPGLVLDIVEDLRLINTQAIFARKTGMIILGGGLVKHHIANANLMRNGADFSVYVNTAQEFDGSDSGARPDEAVSWGKIRVDATPVKVYADASLVFPLLVAETFARSADAFGVPARTPEA, encoded by the exons ATGGCGGCACCGGGAGAGGCACCGGGAGAGGCACCGGGAGAGGCGCTCCGGGCCGTGCTGCGGCCCAGCGGGGCTCTCCCGGCCGAGGCTCTCCCGGTGCGCGGCTACGACTTCTCGGGAGGCGCGGACCACGCGGCGCTGCTCCGCTCCTTCCGCACCACCGGCTTCCAGGCCACGAGCTTCGCGCAGGCGGTGGCGGAGATCGAGCGGATG ATCGCGGCCAAGCTGGAGCCGCTGAGCGCGGAGCAGCGGGAGAGAGCGGCCATGGCCGGGCCGCGGCCGCCCTCGGGCTGCACCATCTTCCTCGGCTTCACCTCGAACCTCGTCAGCTCCGGCGTCAGGGAGAGCATCCGATACCTGGTGCAGCATGGCATG GTGGACGTGCTGGTGACCACGGCCGGGGGGGTGGAGGAGGACCTGATCAAGTGCCTGGCGCCCACCTACATCGGGGACTTCCagctgcggggccgggaccTGCGGCACAACGGCATCAACAG GATCGGGAACCTGCTGGTGCCCAACGATAACTACTGCAAGTTCGAGGACTGGCTGATGCCCATCCTGGAGAGGATGGTGGACGAGCAGGACACGCAG GGCGTGCGGTGGACGCCGTCCCGGATGATCGCCCGGCTGGGCAAGGAGATCAACAACCCCGAGTCCATCTGTTACTGGGCCCAGAAG AACAACATCCCGGTGCTGAGCCCGGCGCTCACCGACGGCTCCTTGGGCGACATGATCTTCTTCCACTCCTACAAACGCCCGGGGCTTGTGCTGGACATTGTGGAGG ACCTGCGCCTCATCAACACCCAGGCCATCTTCGCCCGCAAAACCGGCATGATCATCCTGGGCGGGGGTTTGGTCAAGCACCACATCGCCAACGCCAACCTCATG AGGAACGGCGCCGATTTCTCCGTCTACGTCAACACGGCGCAAGAGTTCGACGGCTCCGACTCGGGCGCGCGGCCGGACGAGGCCGTGTCCTGGGGCAAGATCCGCGTGGACGCCACGCCCGTCAAG GTCTACGCCGACGCCTCGCTCGTCTTCCCGTTGCTCGTGGCCGAGACGTTCGCACGGAGCGCCGACGCATTCGGGGTGCCGGCGCGGACCCCCGAGGCGTGA
- the DHPS gene encoding deoxyhypusine synthase isoform X3, translated as MAAPGEAPGEAPGEALRAVLRPSGALPAEALPVRGYDFSGGADHAALLRSFRTTGFQATSFAQAVAEIERMIAAKLEPLSAEQRERAAMAGPRPPSGCTIFLGFTSNLVSSGVRESIRYLVDVLVTTAGGVEEDLIKCLAPTYIGDFQLRGRDLRHNGINRIGNLLVPNDNYCKFEDWLMPILERMVDEQDTQGVRWTPSRMIARLGKEINNPESICYWAQKNNIPVLSPALTDGSLGDMIFFHSYKRPGLVLDIVEGHLRPQNRHDHPGRGFGQAPHRQRQPHEERRRFLRLRQHGARVRRLRLGRAAGRGRVLGQDPRGRHARQGLRRRLARLPVARGRDVRTERRRIRGAGADPRGVRDPQSLETLKN; from the exons ATGGCGGCACCGGGAGAGGCACCGGGAGAGGCACCGGGAGAGGCGCTCCGGGCCGTGCTGCGGCCCAGCGGGGCTCTCCCGGCCGAGGCTCTCCCGGTGCGCGGCTACGACTTCTCGGGAGGCGCGGACCACGCGGCGCTGCTCCGCTCCTTCCGCACCACCGGCTTCCAGGCCACGAGCTTCGCGCAGGCGGTGGCGGAGATCGAGCGGATG ATCGCGGCCAAGCTGGAGCCGCTGAGCGCGGAGCAGCGGGAGAGAGCGGCCATGGCCGGGCCGCGGCCGCCCTCGGGCTGCACCATCTTCCTCGGCTTCACCTCGAACCTCGTCAGCTCCGGCGTCAGGGAGAGCATCCGATACCTG GTGGACGTGCTGGTGACCACGGCCGGGGGGGTGGAGGAGGACCTGATCAAGTGCCTGGCGCCCACCTACATCGGGGACTTCCagctgcggggccgggaccTGCGGCACAACGGCATCAACAG GATCGGGAACCTGCTGGTGCCCAACGATAACTACTGCAAGTTCGAGGACTGGCTGATGCCCATCCTGGAGAGGATGGTGGACGAGCAGGACACGCAG GGCGTGCGGTGGACGCCGTCCCGGATGATCGCCCGGCTGGGCAAGGAGATCAACAACCCCGAGTCCATCTGTTACTGGGCCCAGAAG AACAACATCCCGGTGCTGAGCCCGGCGCTCACCGACGGCTCCTTGGGCGACATGATCTTCTTCCACTCCTACAAACGCCCGGGGCTTGTGCTGGACATTGTGGAGG GCCATCTTCGCCCGCAAAACCGGCATGATCATCCTGGGCGGGGGTTTGGTCAAGCACCACATCGCCAACGCCAACCTCATG AGGAACGGCGCCGATTTCTCCGTCTACGTCAACACGGCGCAAGAGTTCGACGGCTCCGACTCGGGCGCGCGGCCGGACGAGGCCGTGTCCTGGGGCAAGATCCGCGTGGACGCCACGCCCGTCAAG GTCTACGCCGACGCCTCGCTCGTCTTCCCGTTGCTCGTGGCCGAGACGTTCGCACGGAGCGCCGACGCATTCGGGGTGCCGGCGCGGACCCCCGAGGCGTGAGGGACCCCCAAAGCCTGGAGACCCTCAAGAACTGA